One part of the Spirochaetaceae bacterium genome encodes these proteins:
- the rpsC gene encoding 30S ribosomal protein S3 has protein sequence MGQKVNPYGLRLGINKSWKSLWFVNNKNYADTLHEDLKLRKLLMDYPDCKAADIADIEIVRQPKKVTVVIHTARPGVLIGTKGATIEKINAALQKHTSDTLKIKVKELRKPEVEAQIIALNVARQLKGRNPFRKVLKQAINNAMKAGTLGVKIKIAGRLGGAEMARDFELKEGRVPLHTLRADIDYGTAEANTTFGVIGVKVWVFKGEILGNDAKEEDAGALLRRRDVKEKANA, from the coding sequence ATGGGGCAAAAAGTTAATCCTTACGGCCTACGCTTGGGTATTAATAAAAGCTGGAAAAGCTTATGGTTTGTTAATAATAAAAATTATGCGGACACTTTGCACGAAGATTTAAAGTTGCGTAAATTATTAATGGATTATCCCGATTGTAAAGCTGCCGATATTGCCGACATCGAAATTGTACGTCAACCTAAAAAAGTAACGGTAGTTATTCATACAGCTAGACCGGGTGTGCTTATTGGTACAAAAGGCGCTACAATCGAGAAAATTAATGCAGCTTTGCAAAAGCATACGAGTGATACTTTAAAAATTAAAGTTAAAGAGCTGCGCAAGCCGGAAGTTGAAGCGCAAATTATCGCTTTAAATGTGGCACGACAATTAAAGGGGCGTAATCCCTTTCGTAAAGTACTAAAACAAGCTATTAATAATGCGATGAAAGCCGGTACTCTAGGGGTAAAAATTAAGATAGCCGGCCGCTTAGGCGGTGCTGAAATGGCGCGCGACTTTGAACTTAAAGAAGGCCGTGTTCCGTTACACACTTTGCGGGCAGATATTGATTATGGTACGGCCGAAGCTAATACCACTTTTGGGGTCATTGGTGTAAAGGTGTGGGTATTTAAAGGTGAAATACTTGGTAATGATGCTAAGGAAGAAGATGCCGGTGCGTTATTAAGAAGACGCGATGTAAAGGAGAAAGCCAATGCTTAG
- the rplV gene encoding 50S ribosomal protein L22 yields MYKNDTSRQSGYRAEAKYLPMAASKIRPVADLIRNKPCEKALAILEAMPQKGAFFLKKALKSAIANAMDRNAQLDESVLSVTELKINEGPQTKRMWPRSHGRADRLIKRSAHIVIVVDEKKGAK; encoded by the coding sequence ATGTATAAAAATGATACCAGTAGGCAAAGCGGTTATCGCGCCGAAGCCAAGTATTTACCAATGGCGGCTTCTAAAATTAGGCCGGTGGCTGATTTAATTCGTAATAAACCTTGCGAAAAAGCACTCGCTATTCTTGAAGCTATGCCGCAAAAAGGGGCCTTTTTCCTGAAAAAGGCTTTAAAGAGTGCTATAGCCAATGCTATGGATAGGAATGCACAGCTTGATGAGAGTGTTTTATCTGTAACAGAGCTTAAGATAAATGAAGGCCCACAAACCAAACGTATGTGGCCGCGCAGTCACGGCAGGGCAGATCGCTTGATTAAACGTTCGGCACATATAGTTATAGTGGTAGATGAAAAGAAGGGGGCTAAATAA
- the rpsS gene encoding 30S ribosomal protein S19, giving the protein MSRSIKKGPFIAKSLYRKVSEKSKDTKARREIKTYSRCSTIIPEMVGLTIGVHNGKAFVPVYITENLVGHKLGEFAPTRLFRGHAGSDKKAKR; this is encoded by the coding sequence ATGTCAAGGTCGATTAAAAAAGGTCCATTTATCGCTAAAAGTTTATATCGTAAAGTTAGTGAAAAAAGTAAGGACACAAAGGCAAGAAGAGAGATTAAAACCTACTCGCGCTGCTCAACTATTATTCCCGAAATGGTTGGTTTAACTATTGGTGTGCATAACGGCAAAGCCTTTGTTCCTGTTTACATAACCGAAAATTTAGTTGGCCATAAATTAGGAGAATTTGCTCCTACTAGGCTCTTTCGCGGCCATGCCGGATCGGATAAGAAGGCTAAGAGGTAG